The Bacillota bacterium genome has a window encoding:
- a CDS encoding lysophospholipid acyltransferase family protein encodes MNKWMNLFLWIRANVFVHLPYGLVLKVGKVLGWLLYHGLKSRRQVAESNIKKALQLGSDEARKLARSCFTHLGLTTAEILLIPRVTKKFVHRHVEIEGIEHLEQALAEGKGVVVFTGHFGNWELMGAVVASLGYPVDAVARKQNSSGADEFMAEVRRQYGLRIHERGFSLRAAFRALKQGRMLALLADQDARGRGWFVDFFNQPSSTFSGPVQLAQRLGAPIVPAFFVRTGRPGYRLVFCPPRQVAPDASIEEMQNQLQELTTTLEDTIRQYPEQWFWIHRRWKTKPLSAEESRET; translated from the coding sequence ATGAACAAGTGGATGAATCTGTTTCTCTGGATCAGGGCCAATGTCTTTGTGCATTTACCCTACGGGCTTGTGCTCAAGGTGGGCAAAGTTCTGGGTTGGCTCTTGTACCATGGTCTAAAGAGTCGACGCCAAGTAGCTGAAAGTAACATCAAAAAGGCTTTGCAGCTTGGTTCCGATGAGGCGAGGAAACTGGCCCGCAGCTGTTTTACTCACCTGGGCCTTACCACAGCAGAAATCCTGCTGATTCCCAGGGTCACTAAGAAATTTGTCCATCGGCATGTTGAAATCGAGGGCATCGAGCATTTAGAACAGGCTCTGGCAGAGGGAAAGGGAGTAGTGGTCTTCACCGGTCATTTTGGCAATTGGGAGCTGATGGGGGCAGTCGTGGCTAGCTTGGGCTATCCTGTGGATGCAGTAGCCCGCAAGCAGAATAGTTCGGGGGCAGACGAGTTCATGGCTGAAGTTCGACGCCAATACGGCCTTCGGATTCACGAGCGTGGTTTTTCCCTGCGAGCAGCCTTTCGGGCCTTGAAGCAGGGACGGATGTTGGCCCTGTTGGCGGACCAGGATGCCAGAGGCAGGGGATGGTTTGTCGACTTTTTCAATCAGCCTTCGTCGACCTTTTCTGGACCGGTGCAGCTGGCCCAGCGCTTGGGAGCTCCGATCGTGCCCGCCTTTTTCGTTCGCACTGGTCGTCCCGGTTACAGACTGGTATTTTGTCCACCGCGACAGGTTGCGCCCGATGCTTCGATTGAGGAGATGCAGAACCAGCTGCAAGAGTTGACTACAACCCTAGAGGATACTATTCGCCAGTATCCAGAGCAGTGGTTCTGGATCCATCGCCGGTGGAAGACAAAGCCGCTCTCCGCAGAGGAATCGAGGGAAACATAG